In one Magallana gigas chromosome 9, xbMagGiga1.1, whole genome shotgun sequence genomic region, the following are encoded:
- the LOC105321872 gene encoding ovoinhibitor, with amino-acid sequence MIFLVFALTALALSDAKSTGCECPDVFEPLCGNDGKTYDNECVMICAGTSPKYDGACKEASDCACPLISIPVCGSDKKTYENDCQMKCSGMSKAYDGECVKSECACPMVINRVCGTDGNTYDNECQLRCAGTTIEHVGECGLKFVCACPETVNKVCGNDGKTYDNDCLLECTGWTKNHDGVCETHQMCRCPKISHPVCGQDEKTYENECLLNCNGAAKLHNGECNKQPDCGCPFTLNKVCGKDDKTYDNECMMNCASVGKAYEGECLKAELAAPVEPVCMCNNMYFPVCGDDGVTYANECLMTCHKAELAYEGECEATPSCHCPHIYNPVCGNDGETYDNSCLMGCNNVKEAYPGSYRMHHVTLKFASQYKTNPKPGPRFRDILMIRKIADMFLIIVVLASVAFSDVILNIESKSTGCACPRIYIPLCGEDGVTYDNECTMNCTGATKLHDGSCESSTACPCPLTYIPVCGDDGKTYDNECLLECASSVGMAYKGACQEAKLAAPIEPVCTCNKMYFPVCGSDGLTYNNECLMTCHGALKSHDGECIRMADCACQRIMNPVCGKDGKTYNNECLMNCANVIEDYPGACKI; translated from the exons ATGATCTTTCTCGTTTTTGCGCTTACCGCGCTTGCTCTCTCGG aCGCAAAAAGTACTGGGTGTGAGTGTCCAGACGTGTTCGAACCGCTATGTGGAAATGACGGCAAAACATATGACAACGAATGTGTGATGATTTGCGC GGGAACGTCACCCAAGTATGACGGGGCTTGTAAGGAGGCATCTGATTGCGCATGCCCACTGATTTCGATTCCCGTATGTGGCAGCGATAAGAAAACTTATGAAAATGACTGTCAGATGAAGTGTTC CGGAATGTCAAAAGCTTACGACGGAGAATGTGTAAAATCGGAATGCGCATGCCCAATGGTGATTAACAGAGTCTGTGGAACCGACGGGAATACCTACGATAATGAATGCCAACTCCGATGTGC TGGGACAACAATAGAACATGTTGGAGAATGTGGCTTGAAATTCGTGTGTGCCTGTCCAGAAACGGTCAATAAGGTTTGCGGTAATGATGGAAAGACCTACGATAATGATTGTCTTCTAGAATGCAC TGGATGGACAAAGAACCATGACGGTGTGTGTGAAACACATCAGATGTGCAGGTGCCCGAAAATCTCCCATCCAGTTTGCGGACAAGATGAGAAGACTTACGAAAACGAATGTCTCCTTAATTGCAA TGGTGCTGCTAAATTACATAATGGCGAATGCAACAAGCAGCCGGATTGTGGATGCCCATTCACTTTAAATAAAGTGTGTGGAAAGGACGACAAGACTTATGACAATGAGTGTATGATGAACTGTGC ATCTGTGGGTAAGGCGTACGAGGGTGAGTGTCTGAAGGCTGAGTTGGCCGCTCCCGTGGAGCCGGTGTGTATGTGTAACAACATGTACTTCCCCGTCTGTGGTGATGATGGGGTGACGTACGCTAACGAGTGCCTCATGACTTGCCA TAAAGCTGAGCTTGCCTATGAGGGGGAGTGCGAGGCCACGCCCTCCTGCCACTGTCCCCACATTTACAACCCTGTGTGTGGGAATGACGGCGAGACATACGACAACAGCTGTCTCATGGGATGCAA taatGTGAAAGAAGCCTATCCTGGGTCGT ATCGCATGCACCACGTGACATTAAAATTTGCATCTCAATATAAAACAAACCCTAAACCTGGTCCACGATTCAGAGACATTTTGATGATCAGAAAGATTGCAGACATGTTTCTTATCATCGTTGTTCTAGCAAGTGTTGCCTTCTCag ATGttatattaaatatagaatCAAAGAGTACGGGATGTGCCTGCCCCAGAATCTACATTCCTCTTTGTGGAGAAGATGGAGTAACTTATGACAACGAATGCACAATGAACTGCAC AGGGGCTACAAAACTACATGACGGAAGCTGTGAATCGTCTACTGCCTGTCCTTGTCCACTGACCTACATTCCAGTGTGTGGGGACGACGGGAAAACATACGATAATGAATGTCTGTTAGAATGCGC CAGCTCCGTGGGTATGGCATACAAGGGAGCGTGTCAAGAAGCAAAGTTAGCTGCACCGATTGAGCCGGTGTGTACTTGTAACAAAATGTACTTCCCTGTGTGTGGTAGTGACGGCTTGACGTACAACAACGAGTGTCTGATGACCTGTCA CGGCGCTTTAAAGTCACATGATGGCGAGTGTATAAGAATGGCAGATTGCGCATGCCAGCGAATCATGAATCCAGTTTGCGGGAAAGACGGCAAAACCTACAACAATGAATGCTTGATGAACTGCGC GAATGTGATAGAGGACTACCCTGGTGCCtgcaaaatataa